In the genome of Dermacentor andersoni chromosome 3, qqDerAnde1_hic_scaffold, whole genome shotgun sequence, one region contains:
- the LOC126524457 gene encoding monocarboxylate transporter 12-B-like, which produces MVGSACQVAGMFGAYCAPDVTILAVTFGLLHGIGAGLVFVLTGTFIERTFVTKRRLLMQLNMVAFCGAGSFFPRILLYIAQEFGYSWMMLFLAGVLLNVPVLCVLFRPRRKPEENNNVLPPTAVPKIFSIEQGTKLSSSENVGAPVSGSIFAKPLFYVTALTHLIFFYVINLFASISVDTILSKGIPVILAITIAPSVSVLDCIGRVVMPLATEKGCVRRSTLVMVDYFFIGIGFILISLIRSYPAMLATCLGFGVFSGHAIAVHNSLMGDVVGAEQLNFSNVIVTCIATVSFLTKPLLFGFFRDMQGSYDNLYRFMSGFMFLNAFVWLVVNLTERFRKKRKWTTSSSQLQLCDLPTLTGYQVMDLTSLMA; this is translated from the exons GCATTGGGGCTGGCCTCGTGTTTGTGCTGACGGGCACGTTCATCGAGCGTACTTTCGTCACCAAGCGGCGTCTCCTGATGCAGCTGAACATGGTCGCGTTCTGCGGTGCTGGCTCCTTCTTCCCTCGCATACTGCTATACATTGCGCAGGAATTCGGCTACTCGTGGATGATGCTCTTTCTTGCCGGAGTACTGCTGAACGTGCCTGTACTCTGCGTGCTTTTCAG acCAAGGCGGAAGCCTGAAGAAAACAATAACGTCTTGCCTCCAACTGCAGTGCCGAAAATTTTCAGCATCGAGCAGGGAACTAAGCTGAGCTCTTCAGAAAATGTCGGTGCACCCGTCTCTGGATCTATATTCGCCAAGCCCCTATTTTACGTCACAGCACTGACGCACCTGATTTTCTTTTACGTCATTAACCTCTTCGCGAGTATCTCGGTGGACACGATTTTAAGCAAAGGCATTCCCGTCATCTTGGCGATCACCATCGCGCCCTCGGTGTCTGTGCTGGACTGTATTGGCCGCGTTGTGATGCCCTTGGCTACCGAGAAGGGGTGCGTGAGGAGATCGACACTCGTAATGGTGGACTACTTTTTCATTGGCATCGGATTTATTCTGATCTCCTTGATCCGGAGTTACCCCGCAATGCTGGCCACCTGCCTCGGCTTCGGCGTCTTCAGCGGCCACGCAATTGCAGTGCACAATTCGCTGATGGGGGACGTTGTCGGAGCCGAGCAACTCAACTTCAGCAACGTGATAGTAACCTGCATCGCCACCGTGTCCTTTCTTACGAAGCCTCTACTCTTCG GTTTCTTCAGAGACATGCAGGGATCTTATGACAACCTGTACCGCTTCATGAGTGGCTTCATGTTTCTCAATGCTTTTGTTTGGCTAGTCGTAAATCTTACAGAAAGGTTTCGTAAGAAACGAAAGTGGACAACGAGCAGTTCTCAACTCCAATTGTGTGACCTTCCAACGCTGACTGGTTACCAAGTCATGGATTTGACGTCGTTGATGGCGTGA